In one window of Amblyraja radiata isolate CabotCenter1 chromosome 29, sAmbRad1.1.pri, whole genome shotgun sequence DNA:
- the vmac gene encoding vimentin-type intermediate filament-associated coiled-coil protein, with the protein MRKMSMLSSVQIKEANAHLAAVHRRVTELEQRLDAAERTVREQAEHLMGKDRELQAAVRELAQRKDREMVDVQAKLQDCEGTVQRLHMLMKEKDDVIAQLRHRSQLLDKITRSRPLLDNLLSYMAEAEHSHSVRLPQPTFPEHPAESLHSVTNGLMNTSPNDRNFSVSEDDTEELDQDDSIFGTTV; encoded by the exons ATGCGCAAGATGTCGATGCTCAGTTCGGTGCAGATCAAAGAGGCGAACGCGCACCTGGCGGCCGTGCACCGCCGGGTgacggagctggagcagcggctgGACGCGGCCGAGCGCACGGTGCGGGAGCAGGCCGAGCACCTGATGGGCAAAGACCGGGAGCTTCAGGCCGCAGTCAGGGAGCTGGCCCAGCGTAAGGACCG GGAGATGGTGGATGTACAGGCGAAGCTGCAGGACTGTGAAGGGACGGTGCAGAGATTACATATGCTGATGAAGGAGAAGGATGATGTAATTGCCCAGCTGAGGCATCGCAGTCAACTGTTGGATAAGATCACCCGTAGCCGACCCCTCCTTGACAACTTGCTGTCCTACATGGCTGAAGCTGAACACTCACACAGCGTCCGTCTTCCACAGCCCACTTTCCCTGAACACCCAGCAGAATCCCTTCACTCAGTCACCAACGGGTTAATGAACACCAGCCCCAATGACCGGAATTTCTCTGTCAGTGAGGATGACACTGAAGAGCTGGACCAGGATGACTCGATCTTTGGGACCACAGTTTAA